From a region of the Coffea arabica cultivar ET-39 chromosome 3e, Coffea Arabica ET-39 HiFi, whole genome shotgun sequence genome:
- the LOC113736370 gene encoding uncharacterized protein: MSRCFPFPPPGYEKKPRLEDSSVLKEEKQKDKRQKKEKKEKEKREGKEKKDKERSDGKHRDKKDKKEKNKERKDKHREKKKEKCKDKDKSSTSETSRVTGIPEAKGVEKLNAGDGKIDRYSAEEKNHPAQFHGHNGGRSVESNLVASRTEESELVPQLDKSIRVEQKSIGDELVEKFSGLDKKRDDEAHRFAARNPGNLAEEKGKSSDKQFDNKKMEGQGTFSGNSVVYSLSKTTEGKVEGIPKVVEKNDERRLGEKEKTKERGNDKRGDKHKDKDRDKKSHGKDKDKEKERKKKKEKDTIGHKKNDQDKAEDGRSGIIGVIDSRSSSLSSDLQKNANVEGNPKKRKDVGINGFLHDTEVRPHKLQRPTSHQVVENGRKLEACQIQSLLTSDRQPNAAILKVDEKEGRKNGIIESLPLPAKPKSSAATADVDDITAVLRKPPHPDSKYLSKVLSVPKMDEWSEFDDQEWLFASQAPRNPKKGGSAVGEELQVWSKALHIESADAVALPYVIPY, from the exons ATGTCTCGCTGCTTTCCATTTCCACCACCAGGTTATGAAAAGAAGCCTAGACTAGAAGATTCAAGTGTACTAAAAGAG GAGAAACAGAAAGATAAGAGAcagaaaaaggagaagaaagagaaagaaaagagagaaggcaaagaaaaaaaggatAAGGAGAGAAGTGATGGCAAACACAGGGACAAAAAggataaaaaagagaaaaacaaggaGAGAAAGGACAAACATAgggagaaaaagaaggaaaagtgcAAAGACAAAGATAAAAGCAGCACTTCAGAAACGAGCAGAGTTACTGGAATTCCTGAGGCTAAAGGAGTGGAGAAGCTCAATgcaggagatggaaaaattgaTAGATACTCTGCAGAGGAAAAGAACCATCCTGCTCAGTTTCATGGCCATAATGGAGGCAGAAGTGTTGAAAGCAACCTTGTTGCCAGTAGAACTGAAGAATCAGAACTTGTTCCACAATTGGACAAGAGTATTAGAGTTGAACAAAAAAGTATTGGGGATGAGTTGGTTGAGAAATTCTCAGGTCTGGACAAAAAAAGGGATGATGAGGCACATAGATTTGCAGCCAGAAATCCTGGAAATTTGGCTGAAGAGAAGGGCAAAAGTAGTGATAAACAATTTGATAACAAGAAGATGGAGGGGCAAGGAACTTTTAGTGGAAACTCAGTTGTTTATAGCCTTTCAAAAACGACTGAAGGTAAAGTTGAAGGAATCCCCAAGGTTGTGGAGAAAAATGATGAGAGACGGCTGGGAGAGaaggagaaaacaaaagaaagaggaaatgaTAAACGGGGAGACAAACATAAGGATAAAGACAGGGATAAGAAAAGCCATGGTAAGGACAAAGAcaaggaaaaagagaggaaaaagaagaaggagaaggatACAATTGGGCACAAAAAAAATGACCAGGACAAAGCAGAGGATGGTAGGAGTGGCATTATTGGTGTTATTGATAGCAGAAGCTCATCTCTTTCCTCGGACCTCCAAAAAAATGCTAATGTTGAGGGAAatcccaagaaaagaaaagatgttGGCATAAATGGTTTTCTCCATG ACACAGAAGTCAGGCCTCATAAACTACAACGGCCCACTTCTCACCAAGTGGTAGAGAATGGTAGGAAGTTGGAAGCTTGCCAAATTCAGAGCTTGCTTACTTCTGATAGGCAGCCAAATGCTGCAATACTTAAGGTGGATGAGAAGGAAGGCAGGAAAAATGGTATTATAGAGTCCCTACCATTGCCTGCAAAACCAAAATCTTCTGCTGCTACTGCTGATGTAGATGACATTACTGCAGTATTAAGAAAACCTCCCCATCCTGATTCAAAGTATTTGAGCAAGGTACTTTCAGTCCCCAAGATGGACGAATGGTCTGAATTTGATGACCAGGAGTGGTTGTTTGCTAGCCAAGCTCCTAGGAACCCCAAGAAGGGTGGTAGTGCTGTTGGAGAAGAGCTGCAGGTCTGGTCCAAGGCTCTGCACATAGAATCAGCTGATGCAGTTGCGTTGCCATATGTGATTCCTTACTAA
- the LOC113736850 gene encoding protein ECERIFERUM 26-like — protein sequence MVSSKEDKSGGLIYNMKLSSVGPGRYTGQDIVHEPNDMDLAMKLHYLKGVYYFPSQAFDGLPIRKMKEPVFTWFNHFYITCGRFRRSEESGRPVIKCNDCGARFIEAQCDKTLDEWLEMKKHDPALEKLLVSDKIIGPELGFSPLVFLQYTKFKCGGMAVGLSWTHVLGDAFSAAEFMNMLGRILAGDEPQRLLNTAQSLNKNQDPGSPKSMMEDPLSVKRVGPVADKWITVNTCNMETFSFHVTPTELSDIQSRISGKYGPKIAPFESLCAVIWKCVAKIRHGNEPKVVTICKKDSRNKGDGRLSNSQIISVVKADFAIAKASHEELAAMIKNQAIDERKKIEEVMERDQGLADFEVYGANLTFVNYEDANFHGFEYNGTKQVGVSYWIDGVGDEGAVLVLPGPNDGGFGRIVRVILPENEIVELRREWSIA from the exons ATGGTTTCCTCTAAAGAGGACAAGTCAGGCGGCCTGATCTACAACATGAAACTATCCTCGGTTGGACCGGGAAGATATACAGGACAAGACATCGTTCATGAGCCAAACGACATGGACTTAGCAATGAAGTTACACTACCTTAAAGGTGTATATTATTTTCCAAGCCAAGCATTTGATGGTTTACCCATCAGGAAAATGAAGGAACCAGTGTTCACTTGGTTCAACCATTTCTACATAACTTGCGGCCGGTTTAGGAGATCAGAAGAGTCTGGCCGGCCAGTCATCAAATGCAATGACTGTGGTGCAAGGTTTATTGAAGCCCAATGTGATAAGACCTTGGATGAATGGCTTGAGATGAAGAAGCACGATCCTGCTCTCGAGAAGCTTCTTGTTTCTGATAAAATTATTGGTCCTGAGTTGGGATTTTCTCCCCTTGTTTTCTTACAG TACACAAAATTCAAATGCGGAGGAATGGCAGTTGGGTTGAGCTGGACCCATGTTCTTGGCGATGCATTTTCAGCTGCAGAATTCATGAACATGTTAGGAAGAATCCTAGCGGGCGATGAGCCCCAGAGGCTGCTCAACACAGCCCAATCACTCAACAAGAATCAAGATCCTGGAAGCCCAAAAAGTATGATGGAGGATCCACTTTCCGTGAAGCGTGTTGGCCCAGTTGCAGACAAATGGATAACTGTCAATACCTGTAACATGGAGACATTCTCATTCCATGTCACCCCTACTGAATTGAGCGATATTCAGTCAAGGATAAGTGGGAAATATGGCCCTAAAATTGCCCCTTTTGAGTCCCTTTGTGCTGTGATTTGGAAGTGTGTAGCCAAAATTAGGCATGGAAATGAACCAAAAGTTGTGACAATTTGCAAGAAGGATTCAAGAAACAAGGGAGATGGAAGATTGAgcaatagccaaataattagTGTAGTGAAAGCAGACTTTGCTATTGCAAAAGCCAGCCATGAAGAATTGGCAGCAATGATCAAGAATCAGGCGATCGACGAGCGAAAAAAGATCGAAGAAGTTATGGAAAGGGATCAAGGGTTGGCTGATTTTGAGGTTTATGGTGCAAATTTGACCTTTGTGAATTATGAGGATGCCAATTTTCATGGATTTGAATACAATGGAACAAAACAAGTTGGTGTTAGCTATTGGATTGATGGAGTAGGTGATGAAGGGGCTGTTTTGGTGCTGCCGGGGCCAAATGATGGTGGCTTTGGGAGGATTGTGAGAGTGATTTTGCCAGAGAATGAGATTGTGGAGTTGAGAAGGGAGTGGTCTATTGCTTAA
- the LOC113736371 gene encoding glycine-rich RNA-binding protein 4, mitochondrial-like, whose amino-acid sequence MAFYNRVGSLLRQSSKINSSTAPVPVSSMLSSIRCMSSKLFVGGLSYGTDDNSLKEAFSGFGEVVEARVITDRESGRSKGFGFVSFSSTESASSALSAMDGQALQGRNIRVSYAQERERGGPRGNFGGNFRNSGGNFGNSGGFRGYEDA is encoded by the exons ATGGCATTCTACAACAGAGTTGGGAGCCTTCTCAGGCAGAGCTCAAAAATTAATTCATCGACAGCACCAGTTCCTGTGTCATCAATGCTTAGTTCGATCCGATGCATGTCCTCGAAGCTTTTTGTTGGTG GTCTTTCATATGGAACTGATGACAACTCTCTGAAAGAAGCATTTTCTGGCTTTGGGGAGGTTGTTGAGG CAAGGGTAATTACTGACAGAGAATCAGGGAGATCAAAGGGTTTTGGATTTGTAAGCTTCTCGAGCACAGAATCAGCCAGCTCAGCATTGTCAGCCATGGATGGCCAG GCCTTGCAGGGGAGGAACATCCGTGTGAGTTACGcgcaagagagggagaggggtGGACCACgaggaaattttggaggaaatttTAGAAATTCTGGAGGAAACTTCGGAAATTCTGGAGGTTTTCGTGGCTATGAAGATGCTTGA